One Streptomyces sp. NBC_01217 genomic region harbors:
- a CDS encoding DUF485 domain-containing protein, producing the protein MATDAPPPEAISQTSPAAPTTEAFIATQESGEFGELRHAYRSFAFPLTIAFVLWYLLYVLLSNYAGGFMGTKVYSNINVAFVFGLAQFATTFLIAWLYSRHAAAKLDPKAEAIKSRMEADA; encoded by the coding sequence GTGGCTACCGATGCACCGCCGCCCGAGGCCATTTCGCAGACCAGTCCTGCCGCGCCCACGACCGAGGCGTTCATCGCGACGCAGGAGAGCGGTGAGTTCGGCGAACTGCGCCACGCCTACCGCTCGTTCGCCTTCCCGCTGACCATCGCCTTCGTCCTCTGGTACCTGCTGTACGTGCTGCTGTCCAACTACGCGGGCGGCTTCATGGGCACCAAGGTGTACAGCAACATCAACGTGGCCTTCGTCTTCGGCCTCGCCCAGTTCGCCACCACCTTCCTCATCGCCTGGTTGTACTCGCGCCACGCGGCCGCGAAGCTCGACCCGAAGGCCGAGGCCATCAAGTCCCGTATGGAGGCCGACGCATGA